The following are from one region of the Thiocapsa rosea genome:
- a CDS encoding IS4 family transposase: MACKHLVTRSFELSRRVSDVSEVCTRHCAPNTPDIPPTLGEAMHKVAKLGGFLGRKCDGRPGATALWRGLARLSDITETFSIFHPPIPARP, encoded by the coding sequence ATGGCTTGCAAGCACTTGGTCACCCGCAGCTTTGAGCTCTCACGCAGGGTTTCGGACGTCAGCGAGGTCTGCACCCGGCACTGCGCACCCAACACGCCTGACATACCGCCAACACTCGGCGAGGCCATGCACAAGGTGGCGAAGCTCGGCGGTTTTCTTGGGCGTAAGTGCGACGGCCGACCTGGCGCCACCGCACTCTGGCGCGGCCTCGCGCGACTGTCCGATATCACCGAAACATTTTCGATCTTTCATCCGCCGATCCCGGCCAGACCTTAG
- a CDS encoding acyltransferase produces MALRVREPWGRFWMRLAGRSFFGRLASGIAGWAYPGYKGRHRLARLGVAGYIAPSALLSHSTLILGQHVFIGDGVILFSRGRDTKVRISDEVYINRGCIIETGDGGSLSIGSRTTIQPGCQFSCYKGSLTIGQDVQIAPRCAFYPYNHEMAAGESIKSQPLVTKGGIMIEDDVWLGYGSVVLDGVTIGRGAVIGAGSVVTKDIPSGAIAAGAPAKELGRRVDRAKASRCSSRGSKPT; encoded by the coding sequence ATGGCGTTACGAGTACGGGAACCTTGGGGACGTTTCTGGATGAGGCTTGCGGGTCGGAGTTTTTTCGGACGGTTGGCCTCCGGGATTGCTGGATGGGCTTACCCGGGTTATAAGGGGCGGCATCGCCTCGCGCGTTTGGGAGTAGCCGGCTATATCGCCCCGTCGGCGCTCCTTTCGCATTCCACTCTCATCTTGGGCCAGCACGTTTTCATCGGGGATGGCGTCATTCTTTTTTCGAGAGGGCGTGATACGAAGGTTCGGATTAGCGACGAAGTCTACATCAACCGGGGATGTATCATCGAGACGGGTGACGGTGGTTCACTGAGCATCGGAAGCCGAACGACGATACAGCCTGGATGTCAGTTCTCCTGTTATAAGGGATCACTCACGATAGGTCAGGACGTTCAGATTGCTCCGAGGTGCGCCTTCTACCCTTACAACCATGAAATGGCGGCCGGTGAATCGATCAAGAGTCAGCCACTTGTAACAAAGGGTGGGATCATGATCGAAGACGACGTTTGGCTGGGATATGGTTCCGTCGTGCTCGACGGGGTTACGATCGGACGGGGGGCTGTTATCGGCGCGGGCTCGGTCGTAACAAAAGACATCCCTTCCGGCGCCATCGCGGCAGGCGCACCAGCCAAAGAGTTAGGGCGACGTGTCGACCGGGCTAAGGCTTCGCGGTGTTCGTCCCGCGGGTCGAAACCGACGTGA
- a CDS encoding glycosyltransferase family 2 protein, translated as MSYQPLVSVCTPVYNGEKFLAECISGVLAQRYENFEYIIVDNASTDATPDIIEEFRKKDPRIKVFRNPETAFVIDNLMACATRCSSESAWVKYALADDYLFPNTLEEMVRVGEMSPDIGLVSAYRMYGMQWTNVGLPMDQSVFKGSEILKRQLLRKLHVCSSSPNTILYRKSAFDAVGGLDRRYLHADTELALRLLDRHDLGFAHCVFTKTGLHDARQEKGSVYSGLVIREYLDFGFRRLGEYRSVSFTAKEREELADYYTRSIWEFFGKKTAHFDIKNIKLMLDSCPEEVRSKLVRALFKRPGPVLKGFVRELFRVKKGRV; from the coding sequence ATGTCGTATCAACCTCTGGTCAGCGTCTGCACGCCGGTATACAACGGAGAGAAGTTTCTTGCCGAATGCATCTCGGGTGTGTTGGCGCAGCGCTACGAGAATTTCGAGTACATCATCGTCGACAATGCGTCTACGGACGCAACCCCTGACATTATCGAGGAGTTCCGTAAGAAAGATCCTAGGATCAAGGTCTTTCGCAATCCGGAGACGGCTTTTGTTATCGATAATCTGATGGCGTGCGCGACTCGCTGCTCCAGTGAAAGCGCCTGGGTCAAATATGCGCTCGCGGACGATTATCTTTTCCCGAATACCTTGGAGGAGATGGTTCGCGTCGGGGAGATGTCGCCGGATATCGGTCTCGTGTCTGCTTACAGGATGTACGGTATGCAGTGGACGAATGTCGGGCTACCGATGGACCAGTCTGTCTTCAAGGGTTCGGAGATCCTTAAGCGGCAGCTTTTGAGAAAGCTTCATGTCTGTAGCAGCTCGCCGAATACGATTCTATATCGTAAATCGGCGTTCGACGCGGTGGGCGGCTTGGACCGCCGTTACCTGCACGCGGACACTGAGCTCGCCCTGAGGCTACTCGATCGACACGATCTGGGTTTCGCCCATTGTGTGTTTACAAAGACCGGGCTCCATGACGCACGTCAGGAAAAGGGATCCGTATACAGCGGGCTGGTCATTCGGGAGTATCTGGATTTCGGATTTCGTAGGTTGGGGGAGTACCGCAGCGTGAGCTTTACAGCTAAGGAGCGCGAAGAGCTTGCAGACTACTACACGAGGAGCATCTGGGAGTTTTTTGGAAAGAAGACGGCTCATTTCGACATAAAGAACATCAAACTAATGCTCGACAGCTGTCCGGAGGAGGTGCGATCGAAGCTAGTTCGGGCCTTGTTTAAACGGCCTGGGCCGGTACTAAAAGGGTTTGTTCGGGAGCTTTTTAGGGTGAAGAAGGGACGCGTTTGA
- a CDS encoding glycosyltransferase family 2 protein, which produces MISVVVPVYNAEPYIERALRSVLPFDAVTEILLVEDGSTDRSLALCEDLAKADARIRLVQHEGGVNRGAGATRNLGLRKAAGYLIAFLDADDYYLENRFEADLRILTEVPTCTGVYNAIGVHFYSDAARESFRSKGFESDLTSISEPVPGSELPLVLLNRHPTARGHFHLDGLTIRRQVIERVGYFDERLRLHQDSEWMFRLAYLGDLLPGSLETPVAVRGVHDQNRITSDDNGLRSRKKQFEVMADFVRAQGEPGVIRDAILMRDAYYRWKTASGPGRYLALARYRFLKAKVGRLPRG; this is translated from the coding sequence ATGATCTCGGTTGTCGTTCCTGTCTACAACGCGGAGCCCTATATCGAGCGAGCGTTGCGCTCCGTCCTGCCGTTCGACGCGGTCACGGAAATTCTGCTGGTCGAGGATGGGTCGACCGATCGGAGCCTCGCTCTCTGCGAGGATTTGGCTAAGGCCGATGCGCGGATCAGGCTCGTTCAACACGAGGGCGGTGTGAATCGCGGCGCAGGTGCGACACGGAACCTTGGCCTTCGCAAGGCCGCCGGGTATCTGATTGCCTTTCTCGACGCGGATGATTACTACCTCGAGAACCGGTTTGAGGCCGACCTCCGGATTCTGACGGAGGTTCCGACATGCACCGGCGTCTATAACGCGATCGGAGTCCATTTCTACAGCGATGCAGCCCGGGAGAGCTTCAGATCCAAAGGGTTCGAGTCGGATCTCACGAGCATCAGTGAGCCGGTGCCGGGATCAGAACTCCCCTTGGTGCTTCTCAATCGACACCCCACGGCGAGGGGGCATTTCCACCTCGACGGTCTGACGATTCGCCGGCAAGTCATCGAGCGCGTCGGGTATTTCGATGAGAGACTGCGTTTGCACCAGGATTCCGAGTGGATGTTTCGTCTTGCGTACCTGGGTGACCTCTTGCCGGGTAGCCTTGAGACGCCCGTGGCGGTTCGGGGGGTCCACGACCAAAATCGGATTACCTCCGATGATAACGGTTTGCGCTCCCGTAAGAAGCAGTTTGAGGTGATGGCTGACTTCGTCCGAGCCCAGGGTGAACCCGGAGTGATCCGCGATGCCATCTTGATGCGTGATGCCTACTATCGATGGAAGACGGCGAGCGGGCCTGGACGGTATCTCGCGCTGGCGCGCTATCGGTTTTTGAAGGCCAAGGTCGGAAGGCTTCCCCGCGGGTAG
- a CDS encoding ISL3 family transposase yields the protein MIDQSQLLRLLGLPQIAIDRVEITDAAVLEIHVHSTEEGTQCRSCGRRITEPHGLGEERRLRHLSIFEHRTEILIRPKRYRCPDCRDHPTTTQRVDWYDPRSGFTRAFEHSLMRALINSTLEDVAHKEAVTPEHLDGILDRCVPSQIDWTTLTALPVLGLDEIALTKGHGNFVVIVSARVEDTLSILAVLKDRKRATIEAFLRTIPKSLRRTVRVVCTDLYSGFIGAAKAVFGTHVAICADRFHVARLYRDAVETLRKTELRRLKRDLSKTEYGGLKNVQWILRKRESDLSAEERRIRARLFAYSPQLAQAHALSQALTEVYDMPLSKGQAKRKLSGWMRRVKNAEMTCFQSFLKTLRRHWDEITNYFTERHTSGFVEGLNNKIKVLKRRCYGLSNLRRLYQRVYLDLCGYRVFAR from the coding sequence ATGATTGACCAGAGCCAACTCCTGCGCCTGCTCGGACTGCCGCAGATCGCCATCGACCGCGTCGAGATCACGGACGCCGCTGTGCTGGAAATTCATGTGCACAGCACCGAGGAGGGCACGCAGTGCCGGAGCTGCGGCCGACGCATCACTGAGCCGCATGGACTCGGTGAAGAACGGCGGTTGCGCCATCTGTCGATCTTCGAGCATCGCACCGAAATTCTCATTCGTCCCAAACGGTATCGCTGCCCCGATTGCCGGGATCATCCCACCACCACCCAACGGGTGGACTGGTACGACCCGCGCAGCGGCTTCACCCGTGCGTTCGAACACAGCCTGATGCGCGCCCTGATCAACAGCACCCTGGAAGACGTCGCGCACAAGGAGGCCGTCACCCCGGAGCACCTCGACGGTATTCTCGATCGGTGCGTCCCGAGCCAGATCGACTGGACGACGCTCACGGCGCTGCCCGTGCTCGGGCTCGACGAGATCGCCTTGACCAAAGGCCACGGCAATTTCGTGGTGATCGTCAGCGCCAGGGTCGAGGACACCCTGAGCATCCTCGCCGTGCTCAAGGACCGTAAGCGCGCGACCATCGAGGCGTTTTTGCGCACGATCCCAAAATCCTTGCGGCGCACCGTTCGCGTCGTGTGCACCGACCTGTACAGCGGCTTCATCGGTGCGGCCAAGGCCGTCTTCGGCACGCACGTCGCCATCTGCGCCGATCGCTTCCATGTCGCGCGTTTGTATCGCGACGCCGTGGAGACGTTGCGCAAGACAGAACTGCGCCGGCTCAAGCGCGACCTGTCGAAAACCGAGTACGGCGGGCTCAAGAACGTCCAGTGGATCCTGCGCAAGCGCGAATCCGACTTGAGCGCCGAGGAACGGCGGATCCGCGCCCGGTTGTTCGCCTATTCCCCGCAACTCGCGCAAGCTCATGCCCTCAGCCAAGCCCTCACCGAGGTCTACGACATGCCCCTGTCCAAAGGTCAGGCCAAGCGCAAACTCAGTGGCTGGATGCGACGGGTCAAGAACGCCGAGATGACGTGTTTTCAATCCTTCCTGAAAACGTTGCGCCGTCATTGGGACGAGATCACCAATTATTTTACCGAACGACACACGAGCGGTTTCGTCGAAGGTCTCAACAACAAGATCAAAGTATTAAAACGGCGGTGCTATGGCTTGAGCAACCTGCGCCGGCTCTACCAGAGGGTGTACCTCGATCTGTGCGGTTATCGGGTTTTCGCGCGCTGA
- a CDS encoding helix-turn-helix domain-containing protein, whose product MIKYVVRLTEEERTALTEVIGKGKAAARKIKHANVLLKLDADGPGWSDVQAADAFDCSLRTVFSIRQRFVEAGLEAALERKEREHPPRERILDGAGEAQLLRIACSAPPEGQARWTLALLADSLVELKVVEAISPQTVMRTLKKTL is encoded by the coding sequence ATGATCAAGTATGTTGTACGGCTCACCGAAGAGGAACGGACGGCGCTCACGGAGGTGATCGGTAAAGGCAAGGCGGCGGCCCGGAAGATCAAACATGCAAACGTGCTGCTCAAGCTCGATGCCGATGGGCCGGGTTGGAGCGATGTGCAAGCCGCGGACGCCTTCGACTGCAGCCTGCGCACGGTCTTCAGCATCCGACAACGCTTTGTCGAGGCCGGCTTGGAGGCGGCACTGGAACGCAAGGAGCGAGAACACCCGCCGCGTGAACGGATTCTGGACGGCGCGGGCGAGGCGCAGCTGCTGCGCATCGCCTGCTCGGCGCCTCCCGAAGGACAGGCACGCTGGACCCTCGCGCTGTTGGCCGACAGCCTCGTCGAGTTGAAGGTCGTGGAGGCCATCTCGCCGCAAACCGTCATGCGCACGCTTAAAAAAACGCTCTGA
- a CDS encoding transposase → MFGEILQKFVEKSPTTVMVRVLLERLLNPEKLDRWFEATRQTQYTRNILFSSLVGLMLQVVCRTQASVHAAYRQANIAASIVAVYAKLQGVELTTSQALVGEIALEARDMILAMNGARPSLLPGYRLKYLDGNCLAASEHRLKPLRATTAGPLPGKSLVVFDPQLDIAVTVVLCADGHTQERALLDAVIPTVEANDVWLADRNFCVSQFLFEIHRKQAFFIIRQHSNLVAKPLEKFRFIGASASGDVYDQAVQLTSTSGETRALRRITVNLKTPTRNGDTKLVLLTNLPSAVADAPTIAALYRMRWGIETAFQKLEKHLHSEIAALGYPQAALFGFCLALVAFNLYAVVMAALRAAHPTRDIDQTVSQFYLAGEIATTMTGLTIAVPEHEWAPFVHATTEQLTECLLRLAQFVDLHKLRKSPRGPKKPPIPRTKYKGHTHVSTARLLAGIEPNTK, encoded by the coding sequence ATGTTTGGTGAAATCCTCCAGAAGTTTGTCGAGAAGAGTCCGACCACCGTCATGGTGCGCGTCCTGCTGGAGCGGTTGCTGAACCCCGAGAAACTGGACCGCTGGTTCGAAGCGACACGCCAAACTCAGTACACACGCAATATTCTGTTCTCGTCGCTCGTCGGGCTGATGCTGCAAGTCGTGTGCAGGACCCAAGCAAGCGTTCACGCAGCGTATCGACAGGCCAACATCGCGGCCTCCATCGTCGCCGTCTATGCAAAATTGCAAGGGGTCGAACTGACCACCTCCCAAGCACTGGTCGGCGAGATCGCGCTGGAGGCGCGGGACATGATCCTCGCGATGAACGGAGCGCGTCCTTCGTTACTGCCCGGATATCGACTGAAGTACCTGGATGGCAACTGCCTGGCTGCCAGCGAACATCGCCTGAAACCGCTGCGCGCGACGACCGCCGGCCCCTTGCCGGGGAAATCGTTGGTTGTCTTCGATCCACAACTGGACATTGCCGTAACGGTCGTTCTCTGTGCCGATGGCCATACCCAGGAGCGCGCGTTGCTGGATGCGGTGATCCCCACGGTCGAAGCGAATGATGTCTGGCTGGCAGACCGGAATTTTTGCGTTTCGCAATTTCTGTTCGAGATCCACCGTAAGCAAGCCTTCTTCATTATTCGCCAGCATAGCAACCTCGTCGCCAAGCCATTGGAAAAATTTAGATTTATTGGCGCTTCGGCGAGTGGCGACGTGTACGACCAAGCCGTTCAATTGACGTCCACGAGCGGCGAGACCCGGGCGCTGCGCCGCATCACCGTCAATCTGAAGACGCCGACCCGCAATGGCGATACGAAGCTCGTCCTGTTGACCAATTTACCGTCTGCGGTCGCTGACGCCCCGACGATTGCGGCCTTGTATCGGATGCGCTGGGGTATCGAGACGGCCTTTCAAAAACTCGAGAAACACCTCCATTCCGAGATCGCCGCGTTGGGCTATCCGCAGGCCGCGCTCTTCGGCTTTTGCTTGGCACTGGTCGCGTTCAATCTCTATGCCGTCGTGATGGCCGCGTTGCGCGCGGCCCACCCGACCCGGGACATCGATCAGACCGTGTCGCAGTTCTATCTCGCGGGTGAGATTGCGACCACGATGACGGGTCTGACGATCGCCGTGCCGGAACACGAATGGGCGCCATTTGTACACGCGACTACGGAGCAGCTGACCGAGTGTTTGCTGCGCTTGGCGCAATTCGTGGATTTACACAAACTCCGGAAGAGTCCGCGCGGCCCGAAAAAACCGCCCATCCCGCGCACGAAATACAAAGGTCACACACATGTCTCAACCGCTAGATTACTCGCCGGCATAGAGCCGAACACAAAATGA
- the ltrA gene encoding group II intron reverse transcriptase/maturase, which translates to MSNTVEISLEAVLDTVNMERAWAGVKANAGSGGVDGKGIAETEAHLKCHWPVIREKLLRGDYRPAAVRAVDIAKPGGGTRRLGIPTVQDRLIQQALHQVLSAAFDGDMSEHSWGFRPGRSAHDAVTAARGYVADGKEWVADIDLARFFDQVNHDRLMHLLGQRISDKRIMTLIGRYLRAPMDEGDGRHIRRSRGTPQGGPLSPLLANLYLDVLDRELEQRGLSFVRYADDIAVFVASERAAERVLERLTRWLHTHLDLDVNATKSGARRTEESALLGFRIHPGGQVSPAPKAIERFKDRVRELWDARQSLTSEQLREQWQRYVTGWWNYFGYANWRREVHALSGWVRRHMRKCFWLRWHDRHGRFNALRRLGVRGRALGVAGCRRGAWFMARHIVVNQALKTATLNRHGFTLPWTLAG; encoded by the coding sequence ATGAGCAACACGGTTGAGATCAGTCTGGAGGCGGTGCTCGACACCGTCAACATGGAACGGGCCTGGGCGGGGGTGAAAGCCAACGCCGGGTCCGGCGGGGTCGACGGCAAAGGGATCGCCGAGACCGAGGCCCACCTCAAGTGCCACTGGCCGGTGATTCGGGAGAAGCTCCTTCGGGGCGATTACCGCCCGGCGGCGGTGCGCGCGGTGGACATTGCCAAGCCGGGCGGCGGGACACGCCGCCTGGGCATTCCCACGGTGCAGGACCGGCTGATCCAGCAGGCCCTGCACCAAGTGCTGAGCGCGGCTTTCGATGGCGACATGAGCGAGCACAGCTGGGGCTTTCGCCCCGGACGCTCGGCCCATGACGCCGTCACGGCCGCACGCGGGTACGTGGCCGACGGCAAGGAATGGGTGGCGGATATTGATCTGGCGCGCTTTTTCGACCAGGTCAACCACGACCGCCTGATGCACCTGCTGGGACAGCGGATCAGCGACAAGCGGATCATGACGCTGATCGGGCGCTACCTGCGCGCACCGATGGACGAGGGCGATGGACGGCACATTCGGCGCAGCCGCGGCACGCCGCAAGGCGGGCCGCTGTCGCCGCTGTTGGCCAACCTCTACCTCGACGTGCTGGACCGGGAGCTGGAGCAGCGGGGCCTGTCGTTCGTACGCTACGCCGACGACATCGCCGTGTTCGTGGCCAGCGAACGGGCCGCCGAGCGGGTGCTGGAGCGCCTGACGCGGTGGCTGCACACGCACCTGGACTTGGACGTCAACGCCACCAAGAGTGGCGCACGCCGTACCGAGGAGAGCGCGCTGCTGGGCTTTCGCATCCACCCCGGTGGACAGGTGAGTCCGGCGCCGAAGGCCATCGAGCGGTTTAAGGATCGGGTGCGCGAACTCTGGGACGCCCGGCAAAGCCTCACCAGCGAGCAACTGCGTGAACAGTGGCAACGCTATGTCACCGGATGGTGGAACTATTTCGGCTACGCCAACTGGCGCCGCGAGGTCCACGCCCTGTCGGGTTGGGTCAGGCGGCATATGCGCAAATGCTTCTGGCTGCGCTGGCACGATCGCCACGGACGGTTCAACGCGCTGCGGCGCCTCGGCGTGCGCGGACGTGCGCTCGGGGTGGCCGGCTGTCGGCGCGGTGCCTGGTTCATGGCGCGTCATATCGTCGTCAACCAAGCATTGAAAACCGCAACACTGAATCGACACGGATTCACTCTACCGTGGACGCTTGCGGGCTAA
- a CDS encoding recombinase family protein, producing MTELGKITPSHRARLAVVYIRQSTSAQVESNRESTARQYQLQAFAAELGWPAAQIRVIDQDLGLSGSGLNTRSGFAELAAEVALGHVGIVLALEVSRLARNNADWYRLLDLCGTTDTLIGDADGLYHPGLFNDRLVLGLKGTMSEAELHVLRARLNGGIRNKAARGELRRGLPIGLVWGEADGEVRFHPDAAVTGAIRAVFERFAEMGSARRVWLWFRSEALPFPTQASGCRDIQWGTPSYTKIHQVLTNPVYAGAYVYGKTRQERYIDEHGEVRKRLKRLPRADWSVVLHDHHQGFIDWATFEDNQVRLAANTRPIRHDGGGALREGAALLQGLALCGHCGRKLVVAYSGRNAAPTYDCPGDNLANGRGEACLRVGGQRLHQAVAAAVLAAVQPAALVCPTWACTCYLKGGNREE from the coding sequence ATGACTGAGCTCGGCAAAATCACGCCCTCGCATCGCGCGCGTCTCGCGGTGGTCTACATCCGCCAGTCCACCAGCGCACAGGTCGAATCCAACCGCGAGTCCACCGCGCGGCAATATCAGTTGCAGGCCTTCGCCGCAGAACTCGGGTGGCCGGCGGCGCAGATCCGGGTGATCGATCAGGATCTCGGCCTCTCCGGGTCGGGCCTGAACACCCGCTCGGGCTTCGCCGAGCTTGCCGCCGAGGTGGCGCTCGGTCATGTCGGGATCGTGCTCGCCTTGGAGGTCTCGCGACTCGCCCGCAACAATGCCGATTGGTACCGCCTGCTGGATCTGTGCGGGACGACCGATACGCTGATCGGCGATGCCGACGGCCTCTACCACCCGGGGCTGTTCAACGATCGACTCGTGCTCGGCCTCAAGGGCACCATGTCCGAGGCGGAATTGCATGTCCTGCGTGCCCGCCTCAATGGCGGTATCCGCAACAAGGCGGCGCGCGGGGAGCTGCGCCGGGGTCTGCCCATCGGGCTGGTGTGGGGCGAGGCCGACGGGGAGGTCCGTTTTCACCCCGACGCGGCGGTCACCGGGGCGATCCGCGCCGTCTTCGAGCGCTTCGCCGAGATGGGCTCGGCACGGCGGGTCTGGCTGTGGTTTCGCAGCGAGGCGCTGCCCTTCCCCACGCAAGCGAGCGGGTGCCGCGACATTCAATGGGGTACGCCGAGCTACACGAAAATCCACCAGGTGCTCACCAATCCGGTCTATGCCGGCGCCTACGTCTACGGTAAAACCCGCCAGGAGCGCTATATTGACGAGCATGGCGAGGTGCGTAAACGCCTCAAGCGCTTACCACGCGCGGATTGGAGTGTCGTGCTGCATGATCATCACCAGGGCTTCATCGACTGGGCGACCTTCGAGGACAATCAGGTGCGCCTAGCCGCCAATACCCGCCCGATCCGCCACGACGGCGGCGGCGCCCTGCGCGAAGGGGCGGCCCTGCTGCAGGGCCTCGCCCTCTGCGGTCATTGCGGGCGCAAGCTGGTGGTGGCCTACAGCGGTCGCAACGCCGCCCCGACCTATGACTGCCCCGGCGACAACCTCGCCAACGGGCGCGGCGAGGCGTGCCTGCGCGTTGGCGGGCAGCGCCTCCACCAGGCAGTGGCCGCCGCCGTCCTCGCGGCGGTCCAGCCCGCCGCCCTAGTGTGCCCGACATGGGCATGTACTTGTTACCTGAAAGGAGGTAACCGCGAAGAGTGA
- a CDS encoding IS1595 family transposase: MPQNPIQFQPGMSLDDFFARYGTEAQCAAALEASRWPQGFVCPHCGATSHSRFHADGRTYWQCAQCRVQTSLTCGTLFESSKLPLTKWFQAMYLVTQNKNNLSALSLKRHLGVCYRTAWRLKHKLLEAMAERESGRLLTGVVVADDAVVGGKRRGGKRGRGSEGKAVFIAAVEVGDDGHPRHVRFDPLPDLKGDTLRAWVRKALDPDAHLVTDAFASLGCAGAEVAAYGAIVVSPRKSSEIDAFRWVNTVISNLKTAIRGTYHHVNVHKYLARYLAEAQYRLNRRFDLPSLVGRLLHASVRTPPSPEKWLRQGAVRTA, from the coding sequence ATGCCGCAGAACCCGATTCAATTCCAGCCGGGCATGTCCCTGGACGATTTCTTCGCACGCTACGGCACCGAAGCCCAGTGCGCCGCGGCCCTGGAGGCGTCGCGGTGGCCGCAGGGGTTCGTTTGTCCGCACTGCGGAGCCACCTCGCACAGTCGCTTCCACGCCGACGGGCGCACCTACTGGCAGTGCGCGCAGTGCCGGGTGCAGACCTCGCTGACGTGCGGGACCCTGTTCGAGAGTTCCAAGCTGCCGCTGACCAAATGGTTTCAAGCCATGTACCTGGTGACGCAGAACAAGAACAACCTCTCGGCACTGTCGCTCAAACGCCATCTCGGCGTGTGTTATCGCACCGCCTGGCGGCTCAAGCACAAACTCCTCGAAGCCATGGCCGAGCGCGAGTCCGGTCGCCTCCTCACCGGCGTGGTTGTTGCCGACGACGCCGTCGTCGGGGGCAAGCGCCGCGGCGGCAAACGCGGACGCGGCTCCGAAGGCAAGGCCGTGTTCATCGCCGCGGTGGAAGTCGGCGACGACGGTCATCCCCGACACGTGCGCTTCGACCCGCTCCCCGATCTGAAGGGCGACACGCTGCGCGCGTGGGTGCGCAAGGCGCTGGATCCCGACGCACACCTCGTCACCGACGCCTTCGCGAGCCTCGGCTGCGCCGGGGCAGAAGTCGCCGCCTACGGGGCGATCGTGGTCAGCCCGCGCAAATCCAGCGAGATCGATGCGTTCCGCTGGGTCAATACCGTCATCTCCAACCTCAAGACCGCGATCCGGGGCACCTATCACCACGTCAACGTCCACAAGTACTTGGCGCGCTACCTCGCCGAGGCGCAGTATCGCCTGAACCGCCGGTTCGATCTGCCCTCGCTGGTCGGGCGACTCCTCCATGCCAGCGTCCGCACCCCGCCCAGCCCCGAGAAATGGCTGCGCCAGGGCGCCGTCCGCACGGCGTGA
- a CDS encoding class I SAM-dependent methyltransferase: protein MREVSVSVLVDRVKGRLRRLLKRPHRRVDLGDLRRTEPFCRRYGFSRGLAVDRRYIEDFIETQQASITGRVLEVLNNNYTLRFGGDRVTRSDVLDINPANPSATIRDDLRSLSTIPDEVFDCVILTQTLHLIDDDNAAIRQVYRILKPGGALLLTVPCISKVGMHPDDCTWYRFYTDAGIRYLLERTFQPSMLSVESHGNVLTAAAYLYGLAVRDLESEYFEVNDPEYSLIVAVAARKQSS from the coding sequence ATGCGGGAAGTGTCGGTCTCAGTGCTGGTGGATCGAGTGAAAGGACGCCTCCGGCGGTTGCTCAAGCGTCCGCATAGACGCGTGGATCTCGGCGACCTTCGGCGCACGGAGCCTTTTTGTCGTCGTTACGGTTTCAGCCGAGGGTTAGCGGTCGATCGTCGCTACATCGAGGATTTCATCGAGACGCAGCAGGCTTCCATCACCGGGCGGGTGCTGGAGGTGCTGAACAACAACTACACGCTTCGTTTCGGGGGCGATCGGGTTACTCGCTCGGACGTACTCGACATCAATCCGGCGAATCCCTCGGCGACTATTCGGGACGATCTGAGAAGTCTATCGACGATTCCGGATGAGGTGTTCGATTGCGTGATCTTGACACAGACCCTGCACCTGATCGACGACGACAATGCTGCTATTCGACAGGTTTATCGGATCCTCAAGCCCGGCGGAGCTTTACTGTTGACGGTGCCGTGCATCTCGAAGGTCGGCATGCATCCGGATGACTGTACTTGGTATCGGTTCTACACGGATGCCGGGATTCGGTATCTCTTGGAGCGGACGTTTCAGCCGTCGATGTTGTCCGTGGAAAGTCATGGGAACGTTTTGACGGCCGCAGCATACCTTTACGGCTTGGCTGTTCGAGATCTTGAGTCCGAATACTTTGAGGTGAATGATCCGGAATATTCTTTAATCGTTGCCGTGGCTGCTCGTAAGCAGTCGAGTTGA